GCGAAGTCCGTCCGCGGATCGTCTTTCCCGAGGCTGAGACGTTCTGCTCGACAACGGAAAGGAGTCCCGCCGACGCCGAGGCGTTCCAGCGCAGGTACGTCGGAAAGACCGTTTCGCGCATGAACGGAGTGATGGTCATCAGGTAAAAGAGACCAAGAAAAAATGCGTACAGCAAAACGAACCGGAAAATCGGCCAGCGGGTGCCCCACCAGGAGGCGGATGATCCTCGCTCCCGCCGCCCGGGCGCATTCCCTCCCCTGGGATCACCGTCTTGGGTGGCGGAACTCGCACGCCTTGATGGGTTCGCTTTGGTCACCTTTCGGCTCGGCAAGCAGGCCCGGCAACCTGCTCCGAATGTCGCACCTCAGGATACGGCCTCTGGTGGCGGGAACTTGGCGAGTTTTCGCTGAAGGGAGCGCCGGTGAATGCCGAGCACACGGGCCGCCTGGGAGACATTTCCCCCGCAGTCGCTCAGCACGCGATGAATGTGTTCCCACTCCATCCGAGCCAGCGAGGGAACCTGACCCGGCTCAAGTGGTGCCTCTGCTTCCTCACCGTCGACCGAATTCAGCGCCGCCAGGAGCTGGTCGGCGTCTACGGGTTTGGTCAGGTAATCGTGAGCACCGAGGCGGAGCGCCTCCTTGGCCGTCGCGATGCTCCCGTATCCGGTAAGCACGACGACCACCATGTCAGGTCCGAACGCACGCAGTTGCCGAACGACTTCCAGCCCGGAGTCACCCGGCATCCGCAAATCCACCACCACGCGGGCGGGACGCCAGGATTGAGCAATGCCCAACCCGGAAGAGCCGTCGGAGGCCTCGCGAACCTCAAGTCCACGATCTCGAAGTGCCAGAGCCATCCGCTCCCGGAATACCCGATCATCGTCGATCAGCAGAAGGTTTCGCGTCTCCATTCGATCCGTGCGCTCCAGTTCGAACCCCCTCCGCGCACCCGTGGCATCACTTCGGAAACTCTAGAACAGCCGTGGTTCCTTGTCCAGGCGCGGAGAAGATTTCCAGCCTGCCGCGAAGGTGTTCGGTAAGTGACCGTGCCAGAAAAAGCCCCAATCCCATGCCCCGCTGAGGAGCCTTGGTCGTTGCGAACGGATCTCCAAGCCGCTCCAGTTGTTCCGGCGCCATGCCCGTACCACGATCCGAGACTTCAAATCGAAATCCTCCCGGCAACGGGGCGATCCGAAGGGTCACGTCCGGCGTCTGCGGCTCGCATGCATCGAAGGCGTTCTGCACGAGAATCGCCAGAATCTGGACCAGCGCATTGGGAGATACTTCAAACTGGTCAATCCGCTTATCACAATCCACTTTCAGCATCTCAAACAAACGCTCGGGCAGCTCGTCGCGAAGCTGGCCCAGCAGCGATGCCACCGTCAGAACACCGGGGGCGTCCGCACCGCGACGCAGATTGTCCACATTCATGCGGTCCAAAATGCGCCGACACCGATCAACTTCCGAGCGAATCAGCCGTACGTCCGCAATGGTCCTCTCCTCCAACTCCCCTTGCTCCGCCCAGCGTTCCAGCTCCCTCGCCACGACGGCAATCGTCCCCAGGGGCGATCCAAGCTCATGCGCGGCCCCCGCCGCCAGCGTCGCAAGTGACGCCACGCGCTCTCCCTGCTCCAGCTTTTCCCGCATCTGCCCTAGCTCATTCTCGCGCGCTCGCAGATTGGCGCGAAGGCGCCCGATGAAATACGCGATCAGGCCGGCCGTCGTGGTCAGCGCCACCCATGATCCGACCCTCAGTGTTTCATCGCGTAGTGGCACGCCGCCTTGGAACGGTCGATGAAAAACAAACAGCGTGGCAAAACCGATAACCGCGACGGCGACGATCGCCCACGTCCATCGTGGGGGAAGCACCACAACCGCCATGGCCACATGGATCAGGTAAAGCTCGCAGAAGGGATTTCGCGGCCCGCCCGCCCCGGAGAGCATGGCCGTCAGCAGGACAACATCCAGAATGAGAACCGCCGGCACCAGGAATTCCGGCAGATCCCAACGACGGTGCAGCAGCACAAGCAGCAGAATATTCGTGATCGCCGTCACGCCCATCACCGCGAGCAACCAACACAGGGGAAGATCAAGCCCCAGCCAGGCCTCCGCAATGATCAACGCGGAAGACTGTCCCGCCAGCGCAAACCAGCGTAGCCGCGTCAGCCACGTGAGAATGATCACCGCATCGGGGCGATCCTCCAGACTGACAATGCGCAACGGATCGCCTTCCGAAGCGCATTCGGCCAGAACCCGGTGCGGCAGCGCCGGGCCCGGCGCCGACGGCGTCGTCAACGAAGATCCCGAGCGGGGTTCAGCAGGTCGGTTCATCGCGAGCGGCGATCGTAGCACGGCCCCCTTCCCCGAGCGAGTTCACCCGAGGCAATTCCGCAGTTGATTGCCTATTGAAGAATCAGAAAGGTCGCGAATGTCACGATCCAGACGACGGCCAGGAAGTGCCAGTACATCGCGGCATAGCGGACCGGCTGCCAGTGCTCGTGATCGTAGTCGTGCCGGAACGCCTTGACCGTGGTGACGGTCAAGGGGAAGACGCCGCCGAGAACGTGCGCAGCGTGGAGCAGGATCACCACGAACACCAGACCGTAGAGCGTGAAGCTCTCGGCTGACCTCCGCGCCCAGTGACGCTCCAGCAGAATCCAGAGACTCGGTGCCTGGATGGCGATGAAGACGAGCGTAAGGAGCAGTGAAACCACCATCGCCACGCGAAATCCACGCTGACGTTCGCGGCGGATATAGCCACAAGCCATCTCCACGGTGATGCTCGCGGCGATGATCGCAAACGAGCTGAACCAAAGCCCCATGGGCATGCTCAGGGCACCGTGGGGCACACGGTCCTGCTGGCTGATGCGAATGATGACGAATCCGAGCAGCGCCGCCAGGAACAGCATGGTCAGGGCGGCCAGGAAGATAACCATGCCGATCATCCCAGCCCGTTTAGGAACGGTCTGCGGCGATCCATGCGGAGAGGCGTAATCGGAAGATGTCTGCACGGTATCGACCTCCGTAACTAGAGGCTTGTCGTGCTGAGTGTGCTCGGCGGCTCCATGTTGACCTGGTATTCCTTCGTATCCATGAGGGAAGCGCCGATGAAAACCGCCACGAAGAGAAACGACGCCGCCAGGACCACGCCATGGAAAGGCCGGTCATACCGCAGATGCATGAAATAAAGCCCCACCGCTCCGGCTTTGACGGCCGCGATGAGCAGAGCAATCCAGATGTTCAGAACGCCGAGGTCCACCCACGTGGCTCCGACCGTCAGCACGGTCAGCACCAGAAGCAGGGCGAATACCGCCACCAGAACCCGCAGCGGGACGACGTGAATGTGCATTTCATCCGTGTGGACCACCGCAACATGATCGCTGTCTGAAACCACCGTCAGGCCTTTCCATGTGACCCGCCGTCAAGATCACCGCGGGCATTATCCTTTGATGAAGTCAATGAATCAAGTACAGGAGCGGAAACAGAAAAATCCAGATCAGGTCCACAAGGTGCCAATACAACCCGCCGATGTCGACCGGGGTGAAATAGGCCGGACCGAATGCCCCGCGGGCCGACTTGAACAGGAGCCATGTAATAATCCCCATCCCCACCAGCACGTGGATACCATGGAGCCCGGTCATCAAGAAATAAATCTGAAAGAAAATATGGACCCGCTCCTTCTCCTTCTGCGGCAGGTCCTCGTAGTGAATCGCATGGTGACCGCCCTCACCCTCGGAGACAAAGCTGGATGCTTGGGTGGGCGCTGCCTGCTGGAACGACGCGGCGACCCCCTGCGGACCTGATGGCGGAATGGAAATCAGCGAATGCTCAGGAACCACGACGGCCGGCTCCTCCGCCGCACCCTTGCCCCCCGTTGCAGCCTGTTTCACCGCCGAAGTCGCTTCGCCCGCTTCCGCCGCCTCGTCCTCGTCCCTATGCTCCACAGGCGCGTGCGCTGTCGTGTTCGACGCGCCGCCCTCGCCACTCCCGGCCGCCGTCGCTGAA
This region of Phycisphaerae bacterium genomic DNA includes:
- a CDS encoding cytochrome c oxidase subunit 3 — encoded protein: MQTSSDYASPHGSPQTVPKRAGMIGMVIFLAALTMLFLAALLGFVIIRISQQDRVPHGALSMPMGLWFSSFAIIAASITVEMACGYIRRERQRGFRVAMVVSLLLTLVFIAIQAPSLWILLERHWARRSAESFTLYGLVFVVILLHAAHVLGGVFPLTVTTVKAFRHDYDHEHWQPVRYAAMYWHFLAVVWIVTFATFLILQ
- a CDS encoding cytochrome c oxidase subunit 3, whose protein sequence is MTGLHGIHVLVGMGIITWLLFKSARGAFGPAYFTPVDIGGLYWHLVDLIWIFLFPLLYLIH
- a CDS encoding HAMP domain-containing histidine kinase; translation: MNRPAEPRSGSSLTTPSAPGPALPHRVLAECASEGDPLRIVSLEDRPDAVIILTWLTRLRWFALAGQSSALIIAEAWLGLDLPLCWLLAVMGVTAITNILLLVLLHRRWDLPEFLVPAVLILDVVLLTAMLSGAGGPRNPFCELYLIHVAMAVVVLPPRWTWAIVAVAVIGFATLFVFHRPFQGGVPLRDETLRVGSWVALTTTAGLIAYFIGRLRANLRARENELGQMREKLEQGERVASLATLAAGAAHELGSPLGTIAVVARELERWAEQGELEERTIADVRLIRSEVDRCRRILDRMNVDNLRRGADAPGVLTVASLLGQLRDELPERLFEMLKVDCDKRIDQFEVSPNALVQILAILVQNAFDACEPQTPDVTLRIAPLPGGFRFEVSDRGTGMAPEQLERLGDPFATTKAPQRGMGLGLFLARSLTEHLRGRLEIFSAPGQGTTAVLEFPK
- a CDS encoding response regulator, yielding METRNLLLIDDDRVFRERMALALRDRGLEVREASDGSSGLGIAQSWRPARVVVDLRMPGDSGLEVVRQLRAFGPDMVVVVLTGYGSIATAKEALRLGAHDYLTKPVDADQLLAALNSVDGEEAEAPLEPGQVPSLARMEWEHIHRVLSDCGGNVSQAARVLGIHRRSLQRKLAKFPPPEAVS
- a CDS encoding cytochrome C oxidase subunit IV family protein; this translates as MVSDSDHVAVVHTDEMHIHVVPLRVLVAVFALLLVLTVLTVGATWVDLGVLNIWIALLIAAVKAGAVGLYFMHLRYDRPFHGVVLAASFLFVAVFIGASLMDTKEYQVNMEPPSTLSTTSL